One genomic region from Zalophus californianus isolate mZalCal1 chromosome 12, mZalCal1.pri.v2, whole genome shotgun sequence encodes:
- the CPA2 gene encoding carboxypeptidase A2, with translation MKLILVFGALLGHIYCRETFVGDQVLEISPRNEEQVNHLVELEAEEHLQLDFWKSPTIPGETAHVRVPFVNVQAVKVFLESQGIAYSTMIEDVQVLLDKENEEMLLNQRRQRDGNFNFEAYHTLQEISQEMDNIVAQHPGLVSKVNIGHSFEKRPMNVLKFSTGGDKPAIWLDAGIHAREWVTQATALWTANKIASDYGNDPSITSILDTMDIFLLPVTNPDGYVFSQTKNRMWRKTRSKVSGSSCVGVDPNRNWDAGFGGPGASSNPCSDSYRGPHANSEVEVKSIVDFIKSHGKIKAFITLHSYSQLLMFPYGYTCTQSDNFDELNEVAKKAAQALASLHGTKYKVGPICSVIYQASGGSIDWSYDHGIKYSFAFELRDTGRYGFLLPARQILPTAEETWLGLKTIMEHVRDHPY, from the exons ATGAAGTTGATCCTGGTTTTTGGTGCCCTTCTGGGGCATATCTACTGTCGAGAAACATTTGTGGG GGACCAGGTTCTTGAGATCTCACCAAGGAATGAAGAACAAGTAAATCATCTGGTGGAATTGGAAGCTGAAGAACATCTTCAG CTTGATTTTTGGAAATCACCCACGATCCCAGGAGAGACAGCCCATGTCCGAGTTCCTTTTGTGAACGTCCAGGCAGTCAAAGTTTTCTTGGAGTCCCAGGGAATTGCTTATTCCACCATGATTGAAGATGTTCAG GTTCTGTTGgacaaagagaatgaagaaatgtTACTTAATCAGAGAAGACAACGGGATGGTAACTTCAACTTTGAGGCTTATCATACTTTGCAAGAG ATTTCCCAAGAAATGGATAACATCGTTGCTCAGCACCCGGGTCTAGTGAGCAAAGTGAATATTGGCCATTCTTTTGAAAAGCGGCCCATGAACGTGCTCAAG TTCAGCACCGGAGGAGACAAGCCAGCCATCTGGCTAGATGCCGGGATCCATGCTCGTGAGTGGGTTACACAAGCTACTGCACTGTGGACAGCAAATAAG ATTGCCTCTGATTATGGAAATGATCCATCCATCACCTCCATTCTGGACACGATGGATATCTTCCTGCTGCCGGTCACAAATCCCGATGGATATGTGTTCTCTCAAACCAAA AATCGTATGTGGCGGAAGACCCGGTCCAAGGTATCAGGAAGCTCCTGTGTTGGTGTTGATCCTAACCGGAATTGGGATGCAGGTTTTGGAG GACCTGGAGCCAGCAGCAACCCTTGCTCTGATTCCTACCGTGGACCCCATGCCAACTCTGAAGTTGAAGTGAAATCCATAGTGGACTTCATCAAGAGTCACGGGAAGATCAAGGCCTTCATTACCCTCCACAGCTATTCCCAGCTGCTGATGTTCCCCTATGGGTATACATGTACCCAGTCAGATAACTTTGATGAACTG AATGAAGTGGCCAAAAAGGCTGCCCAGGCTCTGGCCAGCCTGCACGGCACCAAGTACAAAGTGGGACCTATCTGCTCAGTCATCT ACCAAGCCAGTGGAGGAAGCATTGACTGGTCATATGACCATGGCATCAAATACTCATTTGCCTTTGAACTGAGGGACACCGGTCGATATGGTTTCCTCCTGCCGGCCAGGCAGATCTTGCCCACAGCTGAAGAGACCTGGCTTGGCTTGAAGACAATCATGGAGCATGTGCGAGACCATCCCTATTAG